One Misgurnus anguillicaudatus chromosome 19, ASM2758022v2, whole genome shotgun sequence genomic region harbors:
- the LOC129428196 gene encoding butyrophilin subfamily 3 member A3, with amino-acid sequence MMQCLQFLVEPTKNVTMKFKEFRKKSKNEKQEPLDDSQEFIVSLAKDLGRVCQRSEVLEHISRCEDVWPVLTCKAVILEWASVLESKKRPMQTDGWPEKSDWKDLALSSEQDMESAKRVICTWIKDLRAQPEQSVWPGEQVVLVLDDFENHWRRGHMVTLQSAMELVFWTLLNKEIDKENIPQKWLMWKQRSQKIGATPYIPHTVWNWICDPGELVTLDLDTANPDLLIAENKRRMRCGFERKDVPNYHQRFDGWWCAVGTEGFSSGRHYWQVDVGEMDWRIGVAKESALRKGFKSLNTDTGYLTLRLERGTELKALTVPFTSLPADSIPRKIGIHLDFDEGQLSFYDVERRSHIYTYNESFDGKLFPLFGTVEIVKDLVILSPEGRANCVCPSMCLWVETPSL; translated from the exons ATGATGCAGTGTCTTCAGTTTCTGGTTGAACCAACTAAGAATGTTACCATGAAGTTTAAG GAGTTTCGCAAAAAGTCGAAAAATGAGAAGCAAGAACCTCTGGATGACAGCCAGGAGTTCATTGTGAGCCTTGCTAAGGATCTGGGCAGAGTCTGTCAG AGGTCGGAGGTGCTGGAGCATATCTCCAGATGTGAGGATGTTTGGCCCGTTCTTACCTGCAAGGCCGTCATTCTGGAGTGGGCATCTGTGTTAGAGAGCAAG AAGAGACCGATGCAGACGGATGGATGGCCAGAGAAAAGTGACTGGAAGGATTTGGCTCTGAGCAGTGAGCAGGATATGGAGAGTGCCAAAAGAGTCATTTGCACCTGGATCAAAGACCTGAGGGCTCAACCTGAG CAAAGTGTCTGGCCTGGAGAGCAGGTGGTGTTGGTTTTGGATGATTTTGAGAATCACTGGAGAAGAGGCCATATGGTCACTTTACAGTCAGCTATGGAGCTGGTGTTCTGGACCCTTCTCAACAAAGAAATAGACAAG GAGAACATTCCCCAAAAGTGGCTTATGTGGAAACAGAGGAGCCAAAAAATTG GTGCCACCCCCTACATTCCTCACACAG TTTGGAACTGGATCTGTGATCCCGGAG AGTTGGTGACTCTAGACCTGGACACGGCCAACCCTGACCTGCTGATCGCTGAGAATAAGAGGCGCATGCGCTGCGGTTTCGAGCGTAAAGACGTGCCCAACTATCATCAGCGCTTCGACGGTTGGTGGTGCGCGGTCGGAACGGAAGGTTTCAGCTCCGGTCGCCATTACTGGCAGGTTGACGTCGGAGAAATGGACTGGCGTATCGGTGTGGCCAAGGAGTCGGCCTTGCGTAAGGGTTTTAAGTCCCTGAACACCGACACCGGCTACCTTACCCTGCGTTTGGAGCGAGGCACCGAGCTGAAGGCCTTGACCGTCCCCTTCACCTCCCTGCCTGCCGACTCCATTCCCCGGAAGATTGGCATCCACCTGGATTTCGATGAGGGTCAGCTGTCCTTTTATGACGTGGAGCGTCGCTCTCACATCTACACCTACAATGAGTCGTTCGACGGTAAACTCTTCCCGCTCTTCGGGACGGTGGAGATCGTGAAAGACCTGGTGATCCTGTCACCTGAAGGCAGGGCCAACTGCGTGTGTCCCAGCATGTGTCTGTGGGTTGAGACCCCCAGTTTATAA